Proteins encoded by one window of Halichondria panicea chromosome 8, odHalPani1.1, whole genome shotgun sequence:
- the LOC135340483 gene encoding cyclin N-terminal domain-containing protein 1-like: MSCTSAKECPSTSTVSVFTECFASPPEPRFHESQSSITAELLQDYLELLTTKNEATINSATPGVTTLFKDQNTVLFLFELCRHLGLTPDVQYRAVELFHRFMIGHIEELYSHVQSSAETSSPITWRDVEERLKHQVTLRAVSCVQLASKLSSHYHLVTLNRARVFLSKCGFRYAATSIVQSEVRVLKTIKFRVHNPTPLEFIETLLGALDSEDDSLPVMQLHGISLKLLDIFYLSRESIFTNFAKLIKSRNNTRPEEIEKLISVLCVDSMLLAAAIITSASLVIYEAIDTQWLISALCEAAGVESRDIIDYSLVLMQEVFSGDDSDT, translated from the exons ATGTCTTGTACTAGTGCCAAAGAGTGTCCCTCTACCTCTACTGTGAGCGTATTTACTGAGTGTTTTGCTTCTCCACCTGAGCCAAGATTCCACGAGTCACAAAGCAGCATAACTGCAGAGCTACTGCAAGACTATCTGGAGCTATTGACCACAAAGAATGAAGCTACTATCAACAGTGCTACACCGGGTGTTACAACACTCTTCAAGGACCAAAACACAGTGCTCTTTCTGTTTGAGTTATGCAGACACCTTGG ATTAACTCCCGATGTACAGTACAGGGCAGTGGAGCTATTTCATCGGTTCATGATCGGACACATTGAAGAGTTGTACTCACACGTCCAAAGCAGTGCAGAAACAAGCAGCCCTATCACGTGGCGGGACGTGGAAGAGAGACTTAAACACCAAGTCACTTTACGGGCTGTCTCGTGTGTTCAACTCGCCAGCAAACTGAGCTCTCACTACCATCTTGTCACACTCAACCGAGCAAGAGTCTTCCTCTCAAAATGTGGTTTCCGATACGCTGCAACGAGTATCGTACAGTCAGAAGTTAGAGTATTAAAAACGATAAAATTCCGAGTGCATAACCCCACTCCTCTAGAGTTTATCGAAACCCTGCTTGGAGCACTAGATAGTGAAGATGATAGCCTTCCCGTGATGCAACTACATGGTATCTCTTTAAAGCTACTCGATATATTTTATCTCTCAAGAGAATCGATTTTCACAAATTTCGCTAAGCTTATCAAGAGTAGGAACAATACAAGGCCTGAGGAAATTGAGAAACTTATCAGTGTTCTATGTGTGGACTCGATGCTACTAGCTGCAGCAATTATTACATCTGCCAGCCTGGTCATTTACGAGGCGATTGACACACAGTGGTTAATATCTGCACTGTGTGAGGCTGCTGGGGTGGAGTCTCGAGATATCATTGATTATTCACTAGTCTTGATGCAAGAAGTGTTCTCAGGTGATGATTCAGACACTTAA
- the LOC135340474 gene encoding T-box transcription factor TBX1-like has product MNAVIEDTIEDESQPMEDIPESSSSSSSSTSSDESMSDSSSKGDDVVSLEETSPLPYIIQQHPGMEMVNTFHARTKSNHKLLPQRVFSEERNGNRISAILETADLWKQFNDIGTEMIVTRRGRRMFPPLKIQLLDLDPKASYVLLMDIAPCDEYRYKFHNYSWQQCFKEDCSATRYYVHPDSPALGAHWLKSIISFYKLKLTNNQLDKLGNIIVNSMHKYQPRLHIVEASCTDVELLRHKEFQTIIFPDTQFMTVTAYQNDKITQLKINNNPFAKGFRHPFARVRPRSRYHINQRYGSTGSESSVEEGITTSLSVIHSGPHFVSGTIRNEQEVVSFPLKVLKKPRQSDSDSTGQSTSSPTLLNPHHSQPIVYNVPSTASPIRVTSSPPFMLSQQKPLQQQIFNTLPAPPPPHYRKLSVGSHVKKQIIQPDPTSGQNLPVSSILPPSHYVINPMAAPVHTMNGTPKNICSPPAGIMNGHCQAVPMMMINGSKYLLYVPPGGGPPSLVPMPSAPPLPSHTAVYTSAPVQLINTAPTATSQPAFQLPTRSKISPKSTKPAPPPLLSIRSVNSPTVPTSLVKATRSPTTTEHSVSEKPVIYLQSPPTTCQKLFILPVMSNSQPKNGTVLMSRDRKISSSTSKSPKSAEEHQVPSSMPIYRFGDAIHPVQFMSSPHLSPLTRSS; this is encoded by the exons ATGAATGCAGTGATTGAAGACACCATTGAAGACGAATCTCAACCTATGGAGGACATCCCAGAATCATCATCGTCGTCTTCTTCAAGTACTTCATCTGATGAATCGATGTCTGACAGCAGCAGTAAAGGAGATGATGTCGTTTCGCTAGAAGAGACTAGTCCGTTACCGTACATCATACAGCAACACCCGGGTATGGAGATGGTCAACACTTTCCACGCCCGTACAAAGAGCAATCATAAGCTTCTCCCTCAGAGAGTGTTTAGTGAGGAAAGAAATGGAAATCGAATCTCAGCAATCCTCGAGACAGCAGATCTGTGGAAACAGTTTAACGATATTGGAACGGAAATGATAGTAACAAGACGTGGAAG GCGAATGTTTCCACCGCTCAAAATCCAACTCCTAGATCTGGACCCAAAAGCCAGCTACGTTCTACTCATGGACATAGCTCCGTGTGATGAGTATCGATACAAGTTTCACAATTACTCGTGGCAGCAGTGTTTCAAGGAGGACTGCTCAGCCACACGCTACTATGTTCATCCTGACTCTCCAGCCCTGGGGGCTCACTGGTTGAAATCCATCATCAGCTTCTATAAACTGAAATTAACAAACAACCAATTGGACAAACTTGGAAAT ATAATTGTGAACAGTATGCACAAGTACCAGCCGAGGCTGCATATTGTAGAGGCCAGCTGCACGGATGTGGAACTGCTCAGGCACAAAGAGTTCCAGACTATTATTTTCCCTGACACACAATTCATGACCGTCACCGCCTACCAAAATGATAAA ATTACACAGCTCAAGATTAACAACAACCCTTTTGCGAAGGGATTTCGCCATCCATTTGCTCGTGTTCGACCTAGATCAAGATATCACATCAACCAACG GTACGGTTCAACTGGTAGTGAGTCTTCAGTAGAAGAGGGCATCACTACCTCCTTGTCAGTGATTCACTCTGGTCCTCACTTTGTCTCTGGCACCATCAGAAATGAACAAG AAGTGGTGAGCTTTCCACTCAAAGTCCTTAAAAAACCAAGACAAAGCGATTCTGACTCCACTGGACAAAGCACGTCATCTCCAACTCTACTCAACCCACACCACAGTCAACCAATTGTCTACAACGTTCCCTCCACCGCTTCACCCATAAGAGTCACTTCATCACCTCCATtcatgctgagtcagcagaaaCCACTCCAGCAACAAATATTCAACACTCTCCCAGCCCCTCCTCCTCCACACTATAGAAAACTCTCTGTTGGCTCGCATGTTAAGAAACAAATCATTCAACCTGATCCAACGTCTGGACAGAATCTCCCCGTTTCAAGTATTTTACCTCCATCCCACTACGTTATAAACCCCATGGCTGCTCCGGTCCATACTATGAATGGAACACCCAAAAACATTTGTTCTCCTCCAGCTGGTATTATGAACGGGCATTGCCAAGCAGTTCCAATGATGATGATAAATGGATCCAAGTATCTCCTTTACGTCCCACCTGGTGGAGGTCCCCCATCACTTGTTCCAATGCCGTCTGCACCACCTCTTCCTAGCCATACTGCTGTGTATACTAGCGCACCTGTTCAACTCATAAATACCGCACCGACTGCAACTTCTCAGCCTGCATTCCAGCTGCCAACAAGATCCAAAATTTCACCGAAATCCACAAAACCTGCACCTCCCCCCCTCTTGTCTATTAGATCCGTTAATTCCCCTACTGTCCCTACAAGTCTCGTCAAGGCAACCCGCTCCCCAACAACTACTGAACACAGTGTCAGTGAAAAACCTGTTATTTATTTGCAATCACCCCCTACAACTTGTCAGAAATTGTTCATTTTGCCCGTCATGTCAAATTCACAACCAAAAAACGGCACAGTATTGATGTCAAGGGATAGAAAAATATCTTCTTCAACTTCTAAGAGCCCGAAGTCAGCAGAGGAGCATCAGGTGCCTTCTTCAATGCCTATTTATCGATTTGGTGATGCTATTCATCCTGTACAGTTCATGAGCTCTCCTCACTTATCCCCCCTGACTCGTTCTAGCTAG